Within Cydia fagiglandana chromosome 25, ilCydFagi1.1, whole genome shotgun sequence, the genomic segment ttcaaactctgTTGACGGTTTTCTTGTGTATTCTCTATTAATTTTTCCAATAATTTTCCTAAGGCATCTGTATCTTTTTGAGGTGCGGCGGTGGATTGTTCTTGGTTTAATTCTTCTAAGTATTGATCTCCGAATTGAATGTTACCATCTTCGTCTATATAATTCTTCTTGAGTTCTTCGGTCATTGTAATCCAGACTCTTCTTATCTGATATCTCTtagtcaaacttttttttactttactgTAAGCAGCTGTTTTCATTATTTCTGCATGATGACCGACTGATTGTAGCTCTTCCGGAATAGCATAGATTTTGTTATCACTCGTAGTTATAGAGGTAACagagtaaatatttgtttttccatCACTTCCCGGCAATATCGTAAATTCAAAGCGAAGTTTCTCCATTTTCGATCGACTTAATAACAAAAATGTCGTTTtataagatattttttaatcaGTAGTATGAtggacaaataataataatgcgtTGCTTTGTCTGAAAcgaaagttttatttattatgtgtttCGAACTTTATTACATTCATAAGAGAATAACTAAAAGTAAACCTACATACCTGAAACGAAAGAAACGACATTTAATGTCTATTCGTCCATCGTATGTACACTAAATCACTATTtaataaacttattttaaataaacgttttctttactacatttcattttttccaATGACATAAGTGACATTATCGACAGCCACGCATCCATAGAGTAGGCGGCGGCCAAAtaggaaaaataataaagtataaatactttttacatacatactcttaagattttattattacttactttatataataaactaaaaaaaaaacagcagtTGGTATGTAACAAAGTTGGGGTTACAAAGTTTCAACTATAATATTTGCTAATAATAATAGAATTATTATACGTccccatcccccatgatgagaatctcgtgaaggccgagaaggacaagtccagcaagtacctagacttggctcacgagataaccgccatgtgggatgttgactcgacgatcattgaaCCTATAGTCGtctcagcgaacggtctcatagcgaagagtttcgaccaacacctagagagactctcgctgggtggttggatcaagggtcagatgcagaaggcggtaattttggacacggcgtgtatagtacgtcggttcctcattctgcggccctgaccaccggcagcttgggccctgccccgctgccggcagcaccctaggttaggttttttataatgtgtttatatgtattttttattgtttgttatgtgcttttgtattttacttttatattcatgttataaacaacctaacttaagacgaaaaataaataaagattataGAATCAAAATGttaaaagggcctctacgtgttggctgtggctccgcgcacgccttcCAAAGGTCAGGAACACCATTGTACTGTGATGGGaaagacaaattaaaataatattttaaattaataattatcttcTGTTTGGGTTCTACTTTTACAAACAACACGATTAGGTAAACATCAACATTtcgtataggtacttatgttaATGAAACGATAATGTCTAGAAATATCTAGATTTCGGACGTGGGTCACTTTAGGGCATCGCGGTGAGCTAACTTAAGCCCTGTCCAGATggggacaatttttcgccaccctgattaaattgtccgatgaAATCAGGCTGTGCGGaagcaaacgccaatttggcttgCCAAATTCAACTGCCGATTATGActgatattaccgataaaatggagtGCGGATGAAGAAGACCAATTTGTGACGATTTAGAGCGCtcaaatatcaccataaatgtTGGACTTTAATTGTAACAGCTTtgatatttaattgtattttggTTCCCCGTTATACAGGCATTGCCTAGTGCGGAGACCCGTGGTATATCTGTAACCTTTGCTGAAATAAATGatctttattcttattctataAATGTAAAATTGGTGAAAGTGGCCAAATTGGTGTTTGCGTCCGCAccacctgatttgatcggacaatttaatcagattagcGAAAAATTGTTCTCGTCTGGACAGGCCTTTAGCCCGGGCATAAGTTATTGACACCTCACCTTGAATGACCTGATAAAATAAACAGAATAATAGATGCAAAATTAATCACCAACTTGGTCAGTCGGCGTGTAGTATTGCACCCAGATAAACCATACATTCAGTGTGAAATTTACTAATTTATCTCTCGAAAATGTTTCTAACAGTCGCGATCGTGGCCGTAATtgtgatattattatttatgaatttGCATAAATATAACTATTGGACTATAAGGGGGGTCAAACATGAGAAATGTATACCTTTATTTGGAACCATATTTCGGGTTATCACACAACAGATCTGCTTGTCGGAGTACGTCGCAGAGTTGTACTATAAGTATCCCAAGGAGCAATTAGTTGGGTTCTCCATCTGTGGCATGAATGCCCTCGTTGTGAGGGACCCTGAACTCATTAAACAAGTTTTAACGACTGACTTCCAGCACTTTTATCCAAGAGCTTTAAATCCGAACAAGAGGTTTATAGAGCCGATGCTGAAGAACTTGTTTTTCGCGGATGGGGATCTGTGGAAGCTGCTGCGGCAGAGGATGACGCCCGCTTTTACGTCCGGCAAGCTGAAGGCGATGTTCCCTCTGATCGTGGAGAGGACCAAGCGGCTGCAGCGCTCCGCCGCCGCCAAGCTAGGTTCAGAGGTAGACGTGCGAGACCTCATGGCGCGCTACACCACAGACTTCATCGGCGCCTGCGGCTTCGGCATCGATTGCGACTCCATCAACGACGACACGTCGATTTTCCGCCAACTCGGTAAAAGCATTTTCAATCCATCAAAGAAACAATTCATCATTTGTGCACTAAAGTGGGTTTTCCCGGAAAAATTTAAGCATTTTCGTCTACTACCGTTAAATATTGAACAAACAACGCTTGCCTTGGTGAAAGGGATCATGATGAAAAGAAATTACAAGCCTTCAGGGA encodes:
- the LOC134677028 gene encoding cytochrome P450 6B2-like isoform X2, which translates into the protein MFLTVAIVAVIVILLFMNLHKYNYWTIRGVKHEKCIPLFGTIFRVITQQICLSEYVAELYYKYPKEQLVGFSICGMNALVVRDPELIKQVLTTDFQHFYPRALNPNKRFIEPMLKNLFFADGDLWKLLRQRMTPAFTSGKLKAMFPLIVERTKRLQRSAAAKLGSEVDVRDLMARYTTDFIGACGFGIDCDSINDDTSIFRQLGKSIFNPSKKQFIICALKWVFPEKFKHFRLLPLNIEQTTLALVKGIMMKRNYKPSGRNDFIDLLLELKAKGTIVGESLESRNHDGSQTAQLEMDEVLMAAQVFVFFAAGFETSSSATSYTLHQLALNPDKQTKCQQEIDHVLARYDGKLCFDAVKEMKYLEMCFKEGMRMLPSLGFLIRQCVRPYTFPGTDVTIDAGVYVLVSVQGLHNDEQYFDDPAQFRPERFSEGASIPKHVYLPFGEGPRACIGERLGLMQSLAGLAALLRRCSVAPSAGTRAPRVDPASFIVQNIDGGLPLSLVPREIQSDVHVK